The genomic DNA AGTCTCAGAACGTCCAGACCTCCAGATCCCTCTCTTCTTTGTCTTCCTGGTCATCTATGGACTGACCGTGACAGGGAACCTAAGCATCATCACCCTCACCAGCGTGGACTCTCACCTTCAGACccccatgtatttcttcctcCGGCATTTGGCCATCATCAATCTTGGCAATTCAACTGTCATTGCCCCTAAAATGCTGATCAACTTCTTAGTAAAGAAACACACCACCTCCTTCTATGAATGTGCCATTCAGCTAGGCGGGTTCTTGGTTTTCATTGTagctgaaattttcattttagccgtgatggcctatgaccgctatgtggccatttGTCGCCCCCTGCTCTACATGGTGGTGGTGTCTCGACAGGCTTGCTTTCTGCTAGTTTCCCTCACATACCTCTATAGCTTTTCCACATCGATTGTGtcttccttttctgtattttcaatgGCTTATTGCTCTTTCAATGTAATCAATCATTTTTACTGCGATATTGTCCCTCTCTTAGCATTGTCCTGCTCCGATACTTCCTTTCCAGAAACAGTAGTGTTCATATCTGCATCTACAAACTTGATGTTTTCCATAACTGTAGTTGTAGCATCTTATTTCAACATCATTTTGTCCATTCTAAGGATACGTTcatcagaaggaaggaaaagagcctTCTCCACATGTGCCTCACATGTGACGGCAGTGGCAGTCTTCTATGGAACTCTGCTTTTCATGTATTTACAGCCTCGAAATAACCATTCATTAGAAACTGATAAAATGGCTTCAGTGTTTTATACGCTGGTGATTCCTATGCTGAACCCCATGatctacagcctgaggaacaaGGATGTGAAGGCTGCCTTGAAGAGATTTCTGACAAATTCGTGCTGTTGATGTCTTTTTGAACTCTACAGGTCAATGAAGAGATCGTTAAGATAGGCTGCCGTTGTGTGGAGGAGATTCTTACAACATTAGAAGCCAAAGGAATGGgttattttcccattttgcaATTTCTGTTTTGAGAAAAGGTCCTAGTTTGCACCATTGAAATAGAAATCTTGAATACAACCCAGGTTTTCTGatctaaagaataaaaatgtttgagTCAATAGTCACAGAATTTGGGGGctgaattgaaggaaaaaaaaaaagagccagtgAAAGTCAGATCCTTATTCTTTGTATGAATTTTCCAGTTCACTTATCCTGATGCATGTGGCTGTGGGGGACAGTTCCAGTACCCCAGAGAAGGCTAAAATATGAACTGGTATTTATGAAATCACCCATGAGGCAGAGTCTGTAGTTTAGTTAATATTTAgctaatattaaaaaagaaaaagaacaaataaaatcaaCTCACTTAAGAAGATGACAATATTCAGATATCTTCAGAGCAGAGTGTCACCATGTCCAAAGTAGACTGCAGATTTCCTAACACACCAGTATATTCAATGCAACAAAATTAGAGTAATGTTAGAAgtgataggacttccctggtggctcagatggtaaagaatctgcctgcaatgtgacaGATCtgagtatgatccctgggttgggaagatcccttggaggagggcagggcaatccactccagtattcttggggctttcctggtacatcagagggtaaagtgtctgcctgcaatgtgggagacccgggttcaatctctgggtcgggaagatcccctggagatggaaatggcaatccactccagtcctcttgcctggagaatcccatggacagaagaacctgataggctacagtccacaggatctcaaagagttggacacgactgagagacttcactttcttttctttctttcttttgaagtgATAACAGAGAGAGATTCTCAGTTTCCGGCTTCCTTTCCTGTCTTCCGAATGTTCCTCTATGTGCCTTGGCTTGCAGTTTTATCAGTTTTATGGCCTCTCCTATCCACTTCATCTCCTGTGTCCCAAAGTGCTTTGTTTGGAACTTTTTGGTGGGCGAGGGTTTTCTGCCCTTCCTACTGGCCGCACAACTCTGCGCTGCATCACTGCAGCAATTTGAGACAGAAGTAAACAGAAGcatcaaaagcaagagagtctaggaaaaaaacaaatctga from Budorcas taxicolor isolate Tak-1 chromosome 15, Takin1.1, whole genome shotgun sequence includes the following:
- the LOC128060503 gene encoding olfactory receptor 8J3-like, which translates into the protein MAHENFTRVTEFILTGVSERPDLQIPLFFVFLVIYGLTVTGNLSIITLTSVDSHLQTPMYFFLRHLAIINLGNSTVIAPKMLINFLVKKHTTSFYECAIQLGGFLVFIVAEIFILAVMAYDRYVAICRPLLYMVVVSRQACFLLVSLTYLYSFSTSIVSSFSVFSMAYCSFNVINHFYCDIVPLLALSCSDTSFPETVVFISASTNLMFSITVVVASYFNIILSILRIRSSEGRKRAFSTCASHVTAVAVFYGTLLFMYLQPRNNHSLETDKMASVFYTLVIPMLNPMIYSLRNKDVKAALKRFLTNSCC